A window of the Cicer arietinum cultivar CDC Frontier isolate Library 1 chromosome 6, Cicar.CDCFrontier_v2.0, whole genome shotgun sequence genome harbors these coding sequences:
- the LOC101498966 gene encoding uncharacterized protein yields MPPTISFSQKKAKETRRMSSRQRPLHACGVSIFAIGDITIRKTQHINGPIGSTLRNIAKFVTPLIYVIQYQWLTILSFIDDRILSLENIAEKLFPPSSYAFDKLDEIVLMILSLPDKFDGALNKYVPAIVHKVPLLEWTLTHLISKLNSLDSNWEHENSRVVVNEKTIGVDSNCKNSNKNEEVESTASEVYLNLPMESEEIFPPIPEAENKGVVVAVSSCATNLKGSYKEALLESSSEKKIDSIDECEEGKEKHEECESDEKLKVGRSEGMKYDPLLELFESAWLMNPGRFWNQGQTD; encoded by the exons ATGCCACCCACCATTTCCTTTTCCCAA AAGAAGGCAAAAGAAACAAGAAGAATGAGTTCAAGGCAACGTCCCTTACATGCATGTGGAGTTTCAATCTTTGCAATTGGTGACATTACCATAAGAAAAACCCAACATATCAATGGACCAATAGGTTCAACATTAAGAAACATAGCCAAATTTGTCACACCCTTAATCTATGTCATTCAATACCAATGGCTAACAATCCTCTCCTTCATCGATGATCGAATTCTATCGCTCGAAAACATCGCCGAGAAATTGTTCCCTCCTTCATCCTACGCCTTCGACAAACTCGATGAAATCGTGTTAATGATATTGTCTCTACCAGATAAATTTGATGGTGCATTGAACAAGTATGTCCCTGCAATAGTCCACAAAGTTCCATTATTGGAATGGACATTGACACATTTAATTTCAAAGTTGAATAGTTTGGATTCCAATTGGGAACATGAAAATTCAAGGGTGGTGGTGAATGAGAAAACAATAGGTGTTGATAGCAATtgcaaaaatagtaataaaaatgaAGAGGTGGAATCAACTGCATCTGAGGTGTACCTTAACCTTCCAATGGAGAGTGAGGAAATTTTTCCTCCTATACCAGAAGCTGAAAATAAAGGTGTTGTTGTGGCAGTGTCTTCTTGTGCTACCAATTTGAAAGGCTCATATAAAGAAGCATTGTTGGAGAGTAGTAGTGAGAAGAAAATAGATAGTATTGATGAATGTGAAGAAGGTAAAGAGAAACATGAAGAGTGTGAAAGTGATGAGAAATTAAAAGTTGGAAGAAGTGAGGGCATGAAGTATGATCCACTCTTGGAGTTGTTTGAGTCTGCATGGCTTATGAATCCTGGTCGTTTCTGGAACCAAGGACAGACAGATTAA
- the LOC101499285 gene encoding probable pre-mRNA-splicing factor ATP-dependent RNA helicase DEAH4 gives MATLPIVQYEEKIIQTVQNNPITVIIGETGSGKSTQLSQMLHRRGYSKIAVTQPRRVAAVSVSRRVAQELGVQLGEEVGYAIRFEDRTSRNTRIKYLTDGVLLRESLADPELNDYSVIILDEAHERSLNTDILMGLMKRLVKLRSSNLKVLITSATLDGDKVSKFFRDCPVLNIPGKLYPVEVLYSKERPLNYLEAALKTALDIHVRQPEGDILIFMTGQDDIEKLVSKLEDKVRALDEGSCMDAIIFPLHGSLPPELQVRVFSPPPPNCRRIIVATNIAETSLTVDGVVYVIDSGYVKQRQYNPSSRMYSLDVIQISKVQANQRAGRAGRTRPGKCYRLYPSQMYHDEFLDVTVPEIQRSSLAGSVLYLKSLDLPDIDILKFDFLDSPSSESLQDALKQLYLIDAIDENGAITSIGRKMAELPLEPSLSRTLMEANDYGCITEALTVAAMLSTETTLLPGQSKTEKKRKRPISNLPDGSGLGDHIKLLQIYEHWYQTDFDIAWCKDHGLQVRGMLFARDVRKQLSQIMQKIAKEPLDIRTNGRGGEFRRDYRNLRKALCVGYANQLAERKMHHNGYRTLGFQGQVVQVHPSSALSSDELGKFPDYVVYHELIATPRPFMRNVCSVEMKWVIPIINKLNTLNVYKLSGGGMDHVEEEPEKSIPDLPKQNVEVAVAADDSQSRIQAARERFLARKGNK, from the exons ATGGCAACCCTTCCCATTGTCCAATACGAAGAAAAAATCATCCAAACCGTACAAAACAACCCTATTACCGTCATCATCGGAGAAACCGGTTCCGGCAAGAGCACTCAACTCTCTCAAATGCTTCACCGCCGCGGTTACTCTAAAATCGCCGTCACTCAGCCCCGTCGTGTCGCCGCCGTATCCGTCTCCAG ACGAGTCGCGCAAGAGCTCGGCGTTCAGCTCGGCGAGGAAGTAGGTTACGCTATTCGATTCGAAGACAGAACTTCACGCAACACGCGCATAAA GTACCTAACTGATGGTGTTCTCCTCCGCGAAAGTCTAGCCGATCCAGAACTTAACGATTATTCTGTTATCATATTAGATGAAGCTCATGAACGGAGTTTGAACAC GGATATATTGATGGGACTCATGAAACGTTTGGTTAAGCTTCGTTCCTCTAATCTCAAAGTGTTGATTACGTCTGCCACCCTTGATGGTGACAAGGTATCCAAGTTCTTTCGAGATTGCCCTGTATTAAACATCCCTGGGAAGTTGTATCCCGTGGAGGTTCTCTATAGCAAGGAGCGTCCGTTAAACTATCTTGAGGCAGCTCTCAAAACAGCTCTTG ATATACATGTTCGGCAACCGGAAGGGGATATTCTAATATTCATGACTGGACAG GATGACATAGAGAAGTTGGTATCTAAGTTGGAAGATAAAGTTCGGGCTCTCGATGAAGGTTCCTGCATGGATGCTATAATCTTTCCTCTTCATGGTTCTTTGCCACCTGAATTGCAG GTGCGTGTATTTAGTCCTCCACCTCCAAATTGCAGACGAATTATTGTTGCTACAAATATTGCTGAAACTTCTTTGACTGTTGATGGTGTAGT GTATGTTATTGACTCTGGGTATGTAAAGCAAAGGCAGTACAATCCATCTAGTAGGATGTATTCTCTTGACGTTATTCAAATTAGCAA AGTGCAAGCTAATCAGCGGGCAGGCAGAGCTGGGCGGACACGGCCAGGGAAATGCTACCGCCTATATCCTTCCCAAATGTACCATGACGAGTTTTTGGATGTTACAGTTCCTGAAATTCAGAGATCCTCTCTTGCTGGCAGTGTTCTTTACTTGAAGTCATTAGACCTCCCTGATATTGACATTCTCAAATTTGATTTTCTCGATTCTCCGTCat CTGAGTCCTTACAAGATGCCTTGAAGCAATTATATCTGATTGATGCTATTGATGAAAATGGTGCAATTACAAGTATTGGGCGAAAAATGGCCG AGCTTCCGTTAGAACCATCCCTGTCGAGAACTTTAATGGAAGCAAACGATTATGGTTGCATAACTGAGGCTTTGACTGTTGCTGCCATGTTATCAACTGAAACTACATTGCTACCAGGGCAGAG CAAGACTGAGAAAAAGAGGAAACGTCCAATATCTAATCTCCCTGATGGTTCTGGCTTGGGTGACCACATCAAATTATTGCAGATATACGAGCATTGGTATCAAACTGATTTTGACATTGCTTGGTGCAAAGACCATGGCTTGCAG GTGCGAGGAATGTTGTTTGCCAGAGATGTCCGTAAACAGTTATCTCAGATAATGCAGAAAATTGCTAAGG AACCCTTGGATATAAGAACAAATGGGAGAGGGGGAGAGTTCCGGCGGGATTATCGAAACTTGAGGAAGGCGCTATGTGTGGGTTATGCGAATCAGCTGGCTGAAAGAAAGATGCATCATAATGGTTATCGAACTCTAGGTTTCCAAGGCCAAGTAGTCCAG GTGCATCCATCATCTGCATTGAGTTCTGATGAGCTGGGGAAGTTTCCAGACTATGTTGTGTACCATGAGCTAATTGCAACACCACGGCCGTTCATGAGAAATGTGTGCTCTGTTGAGATGAAATGGGTTATACCCATCATTAACAAGCTTAATACCTTAAATGTGTACAAATTAAG TGGTGGTGGTATGGATCACGTTGAGGAGGAACCTGAGAAAAGTATTCCAGATTTGCCCAAGCAGAATGTTGAGGTTGCTGTTGCTGCAGATGATAGTCAAAGTAGAATCCAAGCTGCCAGAGAACGATTTCTTGCTCGGAAAGGCAATAAGTAA